A window of Micromonospora sp. WMMC415 genomic DNA:
CCACCACCGGGTTGTGGACGCTCACAGGACCTTGTCCAGGAACGCGCGGGTGCGGGCGTGCCTCGGGTCGCCCAGCACCTCGTCGGGCGGGCCGGCCTCCACCACGACCCCGCCGTCGAGGAACGCGACGGTGTCGGCGACTTCGCGGGCGAAGCCCATCTCGTGGGTCACCACGACCATGGTCATGCCGTCGGCGGCGAGGCTCTTCATGACATCGAGCACGTCGCCGACGAGTTCCGGGTCGAGGGCCGACGTCGGCTCGTCGAAGAGCATCAGCTTCGGGTGCATGGCCAGCGCCCGGGCGATGGCCACCCGCTGCTGCTGGCCGCCGGAGAGCTGGGCCGGGTAGGCGGTCGCCTTCTCCGCCAGGCCGACGCGTTCCAGCAGGGCGAGCGCCTCGGCGCGGGCCTTCTCGCGCGGGACGCCGAGGACGCGCAGCGGCGCCTCCATGACGTTGCCCAGTGCGGTCAGGTGGGGGAAGAGGTTGAACCGCTGGAACACCATGCCGATGTCGCGTCGGCGGCGGGCGACCTCGCGGGCCTTCAGCTCGTAGAGCTTGTCGCCCTGCCGGCGGTAGCCGACCAGCTCGCCGTCGACCCAGAGCTGCCCGCCGTCGATGCGTTCGAGGTGGTTGACGCAGCGTAGGAAGGTGGACTTGCCGGAGCCGGAGGGGCCGAGCAGGCAGGCGACCTCGCCGGGCGCGACGGTGAGGTCGATGCCCTTGAGCACCTCGACGTGGCCGAACCGCTTGGTGACGCCCTCGGCCTTCACCATCGGACGGGTCGCCGTAGCCACCGTCCCGTCGGTCGCCGTCATCGGACTCCTCCCCGGGCGAAGCCGCGCCCGAACCGGCGCTCGATCAACCACTGGCCGGCCGAGAGCAGGCTGACCAGTGCGAGGTACCAGATCGCCGCCACCACGAGCAGCGGGATCACCTTGTAGTTGCCCTGGTAGACGGTCTGCACGGCGGTCATCAGGTCGCGACCGGCGATGATCGAGACCAGCGCGGTGGACTTCAGCATGGTGATGGTCTCGTTGCCCATCGGCGGGATGATGACCCGCATCGCCTGGGGCAGCACCACCCGGCGCAGGGTCAGGGCCGGGCTCATGCCGAGGGCGGCGGCGGCCTCGCTCTGGCCGGCGTCGACGGCGAGGATGCCGCCGCGGATGACCTCGGCGGCGTACGCCATCTCGTTGAGCGACAGGGC
This region includes:
- a CDS encoding amino acid ABC transporter ATP-binding protein, with protein sequence MTATDGTVATATRPMVKAEGVTKRFGHVEVLKGIDLTVAPGEVACLLGPSGSGKSTFLRCVNHLERIDGGQLWVDGELVGYRRQGDKLYELKAREVARRRRDIGMVFQRFNLFPHLTALGNVMEAPLRVLGVPREKARAEALALLERVGLAEKATAYPAQLSGGQQQRVAIARALAMHPKLMLFDEPTSALDPELVGDVLDVMKSLAADGMTMVVVTHEMGFAREVADTVAFLDGGVVVEAGPPDEVLGDPRHARTRAFLDKVL